In Yersinia enterocolitica subsp. enterocolitica, one DNA window encodes the following:
- a CDS encoding omptin family outer membrane protease, with translation MEANIAVKQILSASILLALSHSAVASHHTNITDSLTVSTSPGLLNTEANEYVYDRNNRKVSQLDWKAENTPIIKMAVSWDLLSRLTLTARGWSTLSSGTGTMDD, from the coding sequence ATGGAAGCTAATATTGCAGTAAAACAAATTCTGAGCGCATCAATTCTTCTCGCCCTGTCTCACTCTGCTGTCGCCAGTCATCATACCAATATTACTGATAGCTTGACTGTCAGTACCTCGCCAGGCTTATTAAATACAGAAGCAAATGAATATGTTTATGATAGAAATAATCGGAAAGTTAGCCAATTAGACTGGAAAGCGGAAAACACCCCTATTATTAAAATGGCTGTATCATGGGATCTGTTATCACGTTTAACCTTAACGGCTCGTGGATGGTCTACATTATCTTCCGGCACAGGAACCATGGATGATTAG